One Mycolicibacterium rufum genomic window, GGACGGGTCGACGGCATGGTGTACAGCGTCGCGGTCAACCCGCCGTTCGACATCGACACGAACACCATGGCGCGCGACGACTTCCACCACGGCATCGATGTGAACATGCTCGGCTGCTACCACTGCAACCTCTATGCCGCGCAGGCCATGGAGCGCAACGACGCCGACACGACCGGCAGCATCGTCAACATCTCGTCGATCGCCAGCATCAAGAACGAGATCGGGCTGAACATCGGGATCATGCCGTATGCGCTCGGCAAGTGCGGCCTGAACTACATCACCGAGTTGACCGCGGTGCAGTTCGCCGGCGCCGGCGTCAGGGCGAACACGCTCATGCTCGGGCCGATCGACTCCCCGCTGGCCCACCACGACGCGCAGTCGCTATTCGGCCTCGACGCGGCCGGGGCCGACGAGGCCCACCGTGAGACCGTCCGACTCAAGATGGGGCGGGCCACCGCCTGGGAGACGGGCTACGCCGTGCTCTATCTCCTGGCCGACGAGTCGCGGTTCATGACGGGCCAGCAAATCCGGCTCGACGGCGGCGCCACCGCGGTGCGGTGACGCCGGCCGTGGACCGGCCTAGACCTTGCGCTTCTGCACCATGCCGACGATCCACAGCAGGATCACCGAGCCGAGGATCGCGGTGAACAGCGTGAACCACCAGCCGCCGCCGGCCGTGT contains:
- a CDS encoding SDR family NAD(P)-dependent oxidoreductase — protein: MSPDFENSRRTPFDLSGKVVVVVGGGQTPGPKIGNGRATAVVAARHGAEVVVADIDAAAAQQTVDLIAAEGGLAYPVTADVAKEQDCRAIFEVAVERSGRVDGMVYSVAVNPPFDIDTNTMARDDFHHGIDVNMLGCYHCNLYAAQAMERNDADTTGSIVNISSIASIKNEIGLNIGIMPYALGKCGLNYITELTAVQFAGAGVRANTLMLGPIDSPLAHHDAQSLFGLDAAGADEAHRETVRLKMGRATAWETGYAVLYLLADESRFMTGQQIRLDGGATAVR